From the Danio aesculapii chromosome 9, fDanAes4.1, whole genome shotgun sequence genome, one window contains:
- the tmem182a gene encoding transmembrane protein 182, translating to MKLHVAVFFAGLFGALATLFILLSFGTDYWLLASETCNSHSNGPVPSERGDNKVNQGHDHDSEAQNITFHHEGFFWHCTFDDVITNGNLWKFWFENQPHARECKPAYLLPFPFPDPIYNTTNYESAIIYRGFWSVSMLVGVAAVVAGGFIIICAAPFASHRLYKAGGALYFISGFFLLVVTAMYVIWLDVLDVISLYKDYQKLNKCANFELNMTYGLSFMFAPVGVFFCFLSGLLFLVIGRTVQHHYN from the exons ATGAAGTTACATGTGGCTGTATTTTTCGCTGGGCTCTTCGGTGCTTTGGCAACTCTTTTCATCCTCTTGTCTTTTGGCACAGACTATTGGCTCTTGGCATCTGAGACCTGCAATTCACATTCAAATGGTCCGGTTCCTTCAGAG CGAGGCGATAATAAGGTCAACCAGGGTCACGACCACGATAGTGAAGCCCAGAACATCACCTTTCATCATGAGGGCTTCTTTTGGCACTGTACCTTCGATGACGTCATAACCAATGGCAATTTATGGAAATTCTGGTTTG AAAATCAGCCACATGCGAGGGAATGCAAACCTGCATATCTTCTGCCCTTTCCTTTCCCTGACCCAATCTACAACACTACCAACTATGAGTCTGCCATAA TCTACAGAGGCTTCTGGAGCGTCTCCATGTTGGTTGGTGTGGCCGCTGTGGTGGCCGGTGGTTTTATTATCATCTGTGCAGCTCCATTCGCCAGTCATCGCCTTTATAAAGCAGGCGGTGCACTCTACTTCATTTCTG GTTTCTTCCTTTTAGTCGTCACAGCGATGTATGTTATCTGGCTAGATGTTCTGGATGTAATAAGCTTATACAAGGATTATCAGAAGTTAAATAAGTGTGCAAACTTCGAGCTGAACATGACTTACGGCCTGTCCTTCATGTTTGCTCCCGTCGGCGTGTTCTTCTGTTTTCTGTCTGGTCTTCTCTTTCTAGTGATCGGCCGCACAGTCCAGCATCACTACAACTGA